The genomic region TCTCACCATCACCACTCAATCAAATGGCCCAAAATGAACTCTTTCCAGATTCTACCTTTTTTCCTCTATAATCAGCCTCAATGATCAAATCCTCACCCTAACATTTTAAAGCAAACTGCTAAAATtagtttacaaaaaaaaaaaaaaaaaattcagcttACCTCATATGTTCTCATGGATTCAGGGTTAGCCAAAAGGGTATCAGCAAACACTTTACACCCATGTGCTGACATAATGCCAGTGATATTCAGCTCACTTGGCCCTGGAGTAGGAGCCTCAGCTACAACAGAAGGCAAAGCCTTGCTGATCTGAATCACAGATATATTGTAAGGAAGTTCCTCCACAGATTTAACAAAAAAAGAATTCAAACTTCCACCATTGTCTTCAGCTCCAAAACCAACTTTCCCACCTTTAAAATCGGTTATATTAACAAACCCAGAAACCCCAGGAGCCACACCAGTAGCTTGGAACATAGTAGCAGCTAGTGCAGTACCATTCCTTATTTGGTGAAGCTTCTTGGCACCAAAGTAGTCAAGGAGGACATGAAGGGAAAGGATGTTCTTGATGGTGTAAATGGAAGGGTTTTTATCCAAGAGGGAAGACATGGCGGCGTTGTCTAAGGCAAGGACAGTGATGGTGGTGCGGCGGTTGATCTCGGGAGCTAAGTGAGTGAGGGTGAGGTAATGATTGAATGTGGACAAAGAGGGGTGCTTTGCAAGTAGACGTGTAATGTTATGGGCGTTTGAGGTTTGGAAGAGAAGAAAAGCTGAGAAAATGAGAAGGACAACGTGTTGCCTTTGCCCCATCATTGTTGTTTCCCTTCCCCTTCTCTTCTCTGAGTTGTGTGTTTTTGTGGTTTGGATGAGGTGAAGGAAAGGGTTACAGAGGGATTTGTAGTGTGGGGGAGTTAGTGGCTAAAAGCTATAGAGGAAGGGAAAGG from Gossypium arboreum isolate Shixiya-1 chromosome 1, ASM2569848v2, whole genome shotgun sequence harbors:
- the LOC108483157 gene encoding fasciclin-like arabinogalactan protein 1 codes for the protein MMGQRQHVVLLIFSAFLLFQTSNAHNITRLLAKHPSLSTFNHYLTLTHLAPEINRRTTITVLALDNAAMSSLLDKNPSIYTIKNILSLHVLLDYFGAKKLHQIRNGTALAATMFQATGVAPGVSGFVNITDFKGGKVGFGAEDNGGSLNSFFVKSVEELPYNISVIQISKALPSVVAEAPTPGPSELNITGIMSAHGCKVFADTLLANPESMRTYEDNVNGGLTVFCPMDDPFKAFLPKYKNLTASKKASFLEFFGVPVYQSLSMLKSNNGLMNTLATDGASKFDFTVQNEGEEVTLKTRVNTVKITGTLIDEQPVAIYTIDKVLMPKELFKAALSPAPAPAPEEAADAPKGSKSKTKSKSKTKSKAAPTPDSDSPAESPDDDPADQVADDDNAAMCFGAERLAVVGLSFLLVFFLL